A portion of the Musa acuminata AAA Group cultivar baxijiao chromosome BXJ1-1, Cavendish_Baxijiao_AAA, whole genome shotgun sequence genome contains these proteins:
- the LOC135597525 gene encoding endoplasmin homolog isoform X1 has product MRKWALPSALLLLLLLSTVPDRGRNLHANAEDSGDSDELVDPPKVEEKLGAVPNGLSTDAEVAKREAESISRKTLRSNAEKFEFQAEVSRLMDIIINSLYSNKDIFLRELISNASDALDKIRFLALTDKDVLGEGDNTKLDILIKLDKEKKILSIRDRGIGMTKEDLIKNLGTIAKSGTSAFVEKMQTGGDLNLIGQFGVGFYSVYLVADYVEVISKHNDDKQYVWESKADGSFAISEDTWNEPLGRGTEIRLHLRDEAKEYLEQDKLKELVKKYSEFINFPIYLWASKEVDVEVPSDEEESTEEEETSETTSEDEETEEDASEKKPKTKTVKETTYDWEVLNDVKAIWLRNPKEVTDEEYSKFYHSLAKDFSDEKPLAWSHFTAEGDVEFKALLFVPPKAPHDLYESYYNTNKSNLKLYVRRVFISDEFDELLPKYLSFLKGLVDSDTLPLNVSREMLQQHNSLKTIKKKLIRKALDMIRRIADEDPDEFHNKDKTVSEKESEENEKKGQYTKFWNEFGKSIKLGIIEDAHNRNRLAKLLRFESTKSEGKLASLDEYISRMKPGQKDIFYITGTSKEQLEKSPFLERLTKKNYEVIFFTDPVDEYLMQYLMDYEDKKFQNVSKEGLKLGKDSKLKDLKDSFKELTNWWKDALSSENVDSVKISNRLDNTPCVVVTSKYGWSANMEKIMQSQTLSDASKQAYMRGKRVLEINPRHPVIKELRDRVAQDSKDESLKHTARLIYQTALMESGFILNDPKEFASSIYKSVQKSLDISPDATVEEEEDVEEAEEEEKGTTSNTESDEIKEDIDESSLKDEL; this is encoded by the exons ATGAGGAAGTGGGCGCTCCCTTCCgctctcctccttctcctcctcctctccaccgtCCCCGATCGCG GGCGGAATCTGCACGCGAATGCGGAGGACAGCGGGGATTCAGACGAGCTCGTGGATCCGCCGAAGGTGGAGGAGAAGCTCGGAGCTGTTCCCAATGGGCTGTCCACTGATGCAGAGGTCGCCAAGAG AGAAGCGGAGTCGATCTCGAGGAAGACTCTGCGAAGCAACGCTGAGAAGTTCGAGTTCCAAGCTGAGGTTTCTCGGCTGATGGATATTATCATCAATTCTTTGTACAGTAACAAAGACATCTTTTTGAGAGAGCTAATCTCAAATGCCTCTGAC GCATTGGATAAGATCAGATTCCTCGCTCTCACCGATAAGGACGTCCTGGGTGAAGGCGACAACACTAAGCTTGATATCCTT ATAAAGTTGGACAAGGAAAAGAAGATCCTTTCCATCCGTGATCGAGGTATTGGTATGACAAAGGAAGATTTGATTAAAAACTTGGGGACGATTGCCAAATCTGGAACTTCAg CTTTTGTGGAGAAAATGCAGACAGGAGGTGACCTGAATCTCATTGGGCAGTTTGGTGTTGGTTTCTATTCTGTGTACTTGGTTGCTGATTATGTTGAAGTAATTAGCAAGCACAATGATGACAAGCA GTATGTATGGGAATCCAAGGCTGATGGGTCTTTTGCAATCTCTGAGGATACATGGAATGAACCTTTGGGTCGTGGAACAGAGATAAGGCTGCATTTGAGGGATGAAGCCAAGGAGTATCTTGAACAAGATAAGTTGAAG GAACTGGTGAAAAAGTATTCTGAGTTCATCAACTTCCCAATATACCTCTGGGCAAGCAAAGAGGTGGACGTTGAAGTTCCATCTGATGAAGAAGAATCTACTGAAGAAGAGGAAACAT CTGAAACAACTTCAGAAGATGAAGAAACAGAAGAGGATGCTTCAGAGAAAAAGCCGAAGACAAAGACAGTGAAGGAAACAACTTATGATTGGGAAGTTCTGAATGATGTGAAAGCCATATGGCTTCGCAATCCAAAGGAGGTCACTGATGAAGAATACTCTAAATTCTACCACTCTTTAGCTAAG GATTTCAGCGATGAAAAGCCACTGGCGTGGAGTCACTTTACTGCTGAAGGTGATGTAGAGTTCAAAGCTTTGCTTTTTGTGCCTCCCAAGGCTCCCCATGATCTCTATGAAAGTTATTACAACACCAATAAGTCCAACTTGAAGCTGTATGTCAGAAGGGTTTTCATCTCAGATGAATTTGATGAACTTCTTCCTAAGTACCTTAGCTTCTTGAAG GGTCTTGTTGACTCGGATACTTTGCCACTTAATGTATCACGGGAAATGCTTCAACAACACAATAGTCTAAAGACAATCAAGAAGAAGTTAATCCGTAAGGCTCTTGATATGATTCGACGAATTGCAGATGAGGACCCTGATGAGTTCCATAATAAAGATAAAACAG TTTCAGAAAAAGAAAGTGAAGAGAATGAGAAGAAGGGACAGTATACTAAGTTCTGGAATGAGTTTGGCAAATCTATCAAGCTTGGAATCATAGAGGATGCACATAACAGAAATCGTCTTGCCAAGCTTCTTAGATTTGAGAG TACTAAGTCTGAAGGTAAGCTTGCCTCGCTGGATGAGTACATCTCTAGAATGAAGCCAGGGCAAAAGGACATATTCTACATTACGGGAACTAGCAAGGAACAATTGGAGAAATCTCCATTCCTTGAGAGACTCACAAAGAAGAATTATGAG GTCATATTCTTCACTGATCCAGTTGATGAATACTTGATGCAATACCTGATGGACTATGAAGACAAAAAGTTCCAGAATGTGTCGAAGGAAGGTCTCAAACTTGGAAAAGACTCGAAGCTGAAGGATCTCAAGGATTCCTTCAAGGAATTGACCAACTGGTGGAAGGATGCTCTCTCCAGTGAGAATGTAGATTCAGTCAAGATAAGCAACCGTTTGGACAACACCCCTTGTGTGGTGGTCACATCCAAATATGGTTGGAGTGCAAATATGGAGAAGATCATGCAATCTCAAACTCTCTCTGATGCCAGCAAGCAAGCTTACATGCGTGGGAAGAGGGTGCTGGAGATTAACCCAAGGCATCCTGTCATCAAGGAACTTCGTGATCGTGTAGCTCAAGATTCAAAG GATGAGAGTCTCAAGCATACAGCACGACTGATATACCAAACGGCCCTCATGGAGAGTGGTTTTATCCTCAATGATCCAAAGGAGTTTGCCTCAAGTATATACAAATCTGTGCAAAAGAGCCTCGACATAAGTCCTGACGCGACtgtagaagaggaggaagatgtagaggaagccgaggaggaagagaagggaacAACTTCAAACACGGAATCTGATGAGATTAAAGAAGACATCGATGAGTCTTCGCTCAAGGATGAATTGTAG
- the LOC135597525 gene encoding endoplasmin homolog isoform X2, with the protein MRKWALPSALLLLLLLSTVPDRGRNLHANAEDSGDSDELVDPPKVEEKLGAVPNGLSTDAEVAKREAESISRKTLRSNAEKFEFQAEVSRLMDIIINSLYSNKDIFLRELISNASDALDKIRFLALTDKDVLGEGDNTKLDILIKLDKEKKILSIRDRGIGMTKEDLIKNLGTIAKSGTSAFVEKMQTGGDLNLIGQFGVGFYSVYLVADYVEVISKHNDDKQYVWESKADGSFAISEDTWNEPLGRGTEIRLHLRDEAKEYLEQDKLKELVKKYSEFINFPIYLWASKEVDVEVPSDEEESTEEEETSETTSEDEETEEDASEKKPKTKTVKETTYDWEVLNDVKAIWLRNPKEVTDEEYSKFYHSLAKDFSDEKPLAWSHFTAEGDVEFKALLFVPPKAPHDLYESYYNTNKSNLKLYVRRVFISDEFDELLPKYLSFLKGLVDSDTLPLNVSREMLQQHNSLKTIKKKLIRKALDMIRRIADEDPDEFHNKDKTEKESEENEKKGQYTKFWNEFGKSIKLGIIEDAHNRNRLAKLLRFESTKSEGKLASLDEYISRMKPGQKDIFYITGTSKEQLEKSPFLERLTKKNYEVIFFTDPVDEYLMQYLMDYEDKKFQNVSKEGLKLGKDSKLKDLKDSFKELTNWWKDALSSENVDSVKISNRLDNTPCVVVTSKYGWSANMEKIMQSQTLSDASKQAYMRGKRVLEINPRHPVIKELRDRVAQDSKDESLKHTARLIYQTALMESGFILNDPKEFASSIYKSVQKSLDISPDATVEEEEDVEEAEEEEKGTTSNTESDEIKEDIDESSLKDEL; encoded by the exons ATGAGGAAGTGGGCGCTCCCTTCCgctctcctccttctcctcctcctctccaccgtCCCCGATCGCG GGCGGAATCTGCACGCGAATGCGGAGGACAGCGGGGATTCAGACGAGCTCGTGGATCCGCCGAAGGTGGAGGAGAAGCTCGGAGCTGTTCCCAATGGGCTGTCCACTGATGCAGAGGTCGCCAAGAG AGAAGCGGAGTCGATCTCGAGGAAGACTCTGCGAAGCAACGCTGAGAAGTTCGAGTTCCAAGCTGAGGTTTCTCGGCTGATGGATATTATCATCAATTCTTTGTACAGTAACAAAGACATCTTTTTGAGAGAGCTAATCTCAAATGCCTCTGAC GCATTGGATAAGATCAGATTCCTCGCTCTCACCGATAAGGACGTCCTGGGTGAAGGCGACAACACTAAGCTTGATATCCTT ATAAAGTTGGACAAGGAAAAGAAGATCCTTTCCATCCGTGATCGAGGTATTGGTATGACAAAGGAAGATTTGATTAAAAACTTGGGGACGATTGCCAAATCTGGAACTTCAg CTTTTGTGGAGAAAATGCAGACAGGAGGTGACCTGAATCTCATTGGGCAGTTTGGTGTTGGTTTCTATTCTGTGTACTTGGTTGCTGATTATGTTGAAGTAATTAGCAAGCACAATGATGACAAGCA GTATGTATGGGAATCCAAGGCTGATGGGTCTTTTGCAATCTCTGAGGATACATGGAATGAACCTTTGGGTCGTGGAACAGAGATAAGGCTGCATTTGAGGGATGAAGCCAAGGAGTATCTTGAACAAGATAAGTTGAAG GAACTGGTGAAAAAGTATTCTGAGTTCATCAACTTCCCAATATACCTCTGGGCAAGCAAAGAGGTGGACGTTGAAGTTCCATCTGATGAAGAAGAATCTACTGAAGAAGAGGAAACAT CTGAAACAACTTCAGAAGATGAAGAAACAGAAGAGGATGCTTCAGAGAAAAAGCCGAAGACAAAGACAGTGAAGGAAACAACTTATGATTGGGAAGTTCTGAATGATGTGAAAGCCATATGGCTTCGCAATCCAAAGGAGGTCACTGATGAAGAATACTCTAAATTCTACCACTCTTTAGCTAAG GATTTCAGCGATGAAAAGCCACTGGCGTGGAGTCACTTTACTGCTGAAGGTGATGTAGAGTTCAAAGCTTTGCTTTTTGTGCCTCCCAAGGCTCCCCATGATCTCTATGAAAGTTATTACAACACCAATAAGTCCAACTTGAAGCTGTATGTCAGAAGGGTTTTCATCTCAGATGAATTTGATGAACTTCTTCCTAAGTACCTTAGCTTCTTGAAG GGTCTTGTTGACTCGGATACTTTGCCACTTAATGTATCACGGGAAATGCTTCAACAACACAATAGTCTAAAGACAATCAAGAAGAAGTTAATCCGTAAGGCTCTTGATATGATTCGACGAATTGCAGATGAGGACCCTGATGAGTTCCATAATAAAGATAAAACAG AAAAAGAAAGTGAAGAGAATGAGAAGAAGGGACAGTATACTAAGTTCTGGAATGAGTTTGGCAAATCTATCAAGCTTGGAATCATAGAGGATGCACATAACAGAAATCGTCTTGCCAAGCTTCTTAGATTTGAGAG TACTAAGTCTGAAGGTAAGCTTGCCTCGCTGGATGAGTACATCTCTAGAATGAAGCCAGGGCAAAAGGACATATTCTACATTACGGGAACTAGCAAGGAACAATTGGAGAAATCTCCATTCCTTGAGAGACTCACAAAGAAGAATTATGAG GTCATATTCTTCACTGATCCAGTTGATGAATACTTGATGCAATACCTGATGGACTATGAAGACAAAAAGTTCCAGAATGTGTCGAAGGAAGGTCTCAAACTTGGAAAAGACTCGAAGCTGAAGGATCTCAAGGATTCCTTCAAGGAATTGACCAACTGGTGGAAGGATGCTCTCTCCAGTGAGAATGTAGATTCAGTCAAGATAAGCAACCGTTTGGACAACACCCCTTGTGTGGTGGTCACATCCAAATATGGTTGGAGTGCAAATATGGAGAAGATCATGCAATCTCAAACTCTCTCTGATGCCAGCAAGCAAGCTTACATGCGTGGGAAGAGGGTGCTGGAGATTAACCCAAGGCATCCTGTCATCAAGGAACTTCGTGATCGTGTAGCTCAAGATTCAAAG GATGAGAGTCTCAAGCATACAGCACGACTGATATACCAAACGGCCCTCATGGAGAGTGGTTTTATCCTCAATGATCCAAAGGAGTTTGCCTCAAGTATATACAAATCTGTGCAAAAGAGCCTCGACATAAGTCCTGACGCGACtgtagaagaggaggaagatgtagaggaagccgaggaggaagagaagggaacAACTTCAAACACGGAATCTGATGAGATTAAAGAAGACATCGATGAGTCTTCGCTCAAGGATGAATTGTAG